One window from the genome of Oryctolagus cuniculus chromosome 1, mOryCun1.1, whole genome shotgun sequence encodes:
- the LOC100346594 gene encoding LOW QUALITY PROTEIN: olfactory receptor 52M1 (The sequence of the model RefSeq protein was modified relative to this genomic sequence to represent the inferred CDS: inserted 1 base in 1 codon): MFTSYNACFVPTSFWLTGIPGLESLHIWISIPFASMYVVALMGNITILGVVKMERSLHQPMYFFLCMLAVIDLVLSTSTIPKLLAIFWFGACNIALDACLTQMFFIHCFATAESGIFLAMAFDRYVAICDPLHHTSILTHAVVRRLGLAALLRGILYIGPLPLLIRLRLHLHRTQIITHSYCEHMAVVTLACGDTRVNNLYXMGIGFLVLILDSLAITASYVMIFRAIMGLTTPEARLKTLGTCGSHICAILIFYIPIAVSSLTHRFGHNVPPHIHILLANFYLLIPPILNPVVYAVRTKQIRERLLHILKTGAQPK; encoded by the exons ATGTTTACCTCTTATAATGCCTGCTTTGTACCTACCTCTTTCTGGCTCACTGGCATCCCAGGACTGGAGTCCCTACACATCTGGATCTCCATCCCCTTTGCTTCCATGTACGTGGTGGCTCTGATGGGAAACATCACTATCCTTGGAGTAGTAAAGATGGAGAGGAGTCTGCATCAGCCTATGTACTTCTTTCTGTGCATGTTGGCAGTCATTGACTTGGTCCTCTCAACCTCTACCATTCCCAAACTACTGGCCATCTTCTGGTTCGGTGCCTGTAACATTGCCTTGGATGCTTGCTTGACCCAGATGTtcttcatccactgctttgccaCTGCTGAGTCGGGCATCTTCCTTGCCATGGCTTTTGATCgctatgtggccatttgtgacCCACTCCACCATACCTCCATACTCACCCATGCGGTAGTGAGACGTTTGGGACTGGCTGCCCTCCTCCGGGGGATACTCTATATTGGACCTCTACCCCTACTGATTCGCCTGAGACTGCACCTTCATCGGACCCAAATCATTACCCATTCCTACTGTGAGCACATGGCTGTGGTCACCTTGGCATGTGGTGACACAAGGGTCAACAACTTAT GAATGGGAATAGGCTTCCTTGTGTTAATCCTAGATTCATTAGCCATCACTGCCTCCTATGTGATGATTTTCAGGGCTATAATGGGGTTGACTACCCCTGAAGCTAGGCTTAAAACCTTAGGGACATGTGGTTCTCATATCTGCGCCATCCTCATCTTCTATATTCCTATTGCTGTCTCCTCTCTCACCCATCGCTTTGGGCATAATGTGCCTCCCCATATCCATATCCTTTTGGCCAACTTTTATCTCCTCATCCCACCCATCCTCAACCCAGTTGTCTATGCTGTCCGTACAAAGCAGATCCGAGAGAGGCTTCTCCATATTCTTAAGACAGGTGCTCAACCCAAGTGA